The Glandiceps talaboti chromosome 9, keGlaTala1.1, whole genome shotgun sequence genome window below encodes:
- the LOC144440021 gene encoding growth hormone secretagogue receptor type 1-like, giving the protein MDGRNLTTLMTSDMSYDDTDYEYDTQVVTEAEAAIITIAMPLVFIIGCLGNILTIFVILRVKEMRTVTNYFLVNLAVADLLFLIMVVPPKFLMFFISPIRLVNNFSYLGEVGCKLLSYGPRVVQGVSCFIILTLTIERYFAICWPLKFRRIRTRKKAVMVGGALWMLALVFALPHVYFPGIVTENITDFNITEKYCKPCGEGRKCDYYVIYSKVDEIIFLCIVPVLVVLYISMLMRLRTAARFGKAAHVKSSNSMAAKRQLIRMLGATVTVYLICVGCFRVFGLMILFDNNYSRQTIVLSTARVLLYINAAINPIIYNVFSKTFRTAFLKVLRCQAQTTHSGDEDSSDSVALTTTTDEWLRNSKKSFRKWRSRSRKSVQKNGSCKRPNGSYRRSNGSNRRVNVSSPRPNGSPRQKPEISRQTSVTFNLEENRGRHCASVFSNGKRSNVSGQVV; this is encoded by the coding sequence ATGGATGGACGTAATTTGACGACGTTAATGACCTCTGACATGAGCTATGACGACACAGATTACGAATACGACACCCAAGTCGTCACTGAAGCCGAAGCTGCTATTATAACGATTGCAATGCCGCTCGTTTTCATCATCGGTTGCCTTGGCAACATACTGACAATATTTGTAATTCTGAGGGTCAAGGAAATGCGAACGGTGACAAACTATTTTCTTGTTAACCTGGCAGTTGCTGATTTACTGTTTTTGATCATGGTCGTGCCACCCAAATTTTTGATGTTCTTCATTTCACCAATTCGCCTGGTCAACAATTTTAGTTACCTAGGAGAAGTTGGATGTAAGCTGCTGTCATACGGTCCAAGAGTGGTACAAGGTGTTTCTTGTTTTATAATTCTCACGCTGACCATAGAGAGATATTTCGCCATATGCTGGCCACTCAAATTTCGAAGGATACGTACTCGTAAGAAAGCTGTAATGGTTGGTGGAGCTTTGTGGATGCTTGCTCTAGTCTTTGCACTGCCACATGTTTACTTTCCAGGCATTGTAACTGAAAATATTACGGATTTTAATATTACTGAGAAATATTGTAAGCCTTGTGGAGAAGGGCGGAAATGTGATTACTACGTCATCTATAGCAAAGTCGATGAAATCATTTTTCTTTGCATTGTTCCAGTTCTAGTTGTCCTATACATCTCGATGTTAATGAGACTACGCACTGCGGCACGATTCGGGAAAGCGGCACACGTTAAAAGTTCGAACTCTATGGCGGCGAAGAGACAGCTGATCAGAATGCTCGGCGCTACTGTCACCGTGTACTTAATATGTGTGGGGTGTTTCCGTGTATTTGGCCTAATGATCTTATTTGACAACAATTACAGTCGTCAGACAATTGTATTGAGTACAGCAAGAGTACTATTGTACATTAATGCCGCCATTAATCCCATAATATACAATGTCTTCAGCAAAACTTTCAGAACAGCATTCCTTAAAGTACTGCGTTGTCAAGCACAAACGACACATTCTGGAGATGAAGATTCAAGTGACAGTGTTGCCTTGACAACTACAACTGATGAGTGGTTAAGAAATTCAAAGAAATCTTTTCGAAAGTGGCGTTCTCGCTCACGGAAATCCGTACAGAAAAATGGATCATGTAAACGCCCAAACGGGTCATATCGACGATCAAATGGATCAAATCGTCGAGTTAATGTGTCATCTCCTAGACCAAATGGTTCTCCTCGCCAAAAGCCTGAAATTTCTCGCCAAACAAGTGTAACATTCAACCTTGAAGAAAATAGGGGGCGCCATTGTGCAAGTGTTTTCTCTAACGGAAAGAGATCAAATGTATCAGGCCAAGTAGTGTAA